In Chitinophaga sp. H8, the sequence CGAACAGTTGATTTTAATTCACATGATAATAATGCTATGGTACTACGATGAGCTTTTTCCCTTCTATATTGAAATGAACTCCCAGCTGACTTAATATAATAAGTGCCTGGGATAAGTTCAGGTCCTTTTTTAAATCTCCTTTGAATACGATACCCGGAATTTCTTTCTCGTAAACGATGTCCAGATCATACCAGCGTGCCAGTTGCCGCAGCACTTCATCCAAACGGGCATTGTTAAAATGAAATACGCCATTCCGCCAGGCCATCACGGTTTCCAGATCCGGATTGTTGATCACATTTATTTCCAGGTTAGCGAGCTGCGCTTGTTGTCCTGGCCGGAGTACTGCCATTTCACGGTGGTGCAATATTCTTACGCTTCCTTCCAGCAGTGTGGTTTGTATCTGCTTTTCATCCGCATAGGCGCTGATGTTAAAATGTGTTCCTAAAACTTCCACTACCGCCTTGCCATCTACATCAACTACAAAGGGTTTTCCTGCTTGTCTGGCTACTTCAAAATAAGCTTCTCCCGTTACTTTTACTTTCCGCTGATCGCCGGTAAAAGCAGTGGGGTAAACAATAGCTGATTCGGCATTCAGCCATACATCCGTACCATCAGGTAATTGTACTTTGTATTGTCCGCCTCTTGGAGTGATCAGGGTATGATATTCCGGAACATCCGTTTTGCCTTCATAGTCCAGTTTGCCACCATAATTATTTACTATAAGGTTGCCGCTTTGCATAATGTTGCCATTGGCACTATCAAGTGGCAATCTTTGGCCATTGCCCAGTTTTAGAATGGCGCGTTCTGTACCGGGGCCAATCTTTTCTGCTTTTTCCATCAATGTGGCCAGCGAATCTTTCTCGCGATGTTGATTGAACCAGGTAATAGCACCACCTGCTATGCCGGCTGCTATTACAGCGGCAGCTACATAACGCCACCAGCGGTGGCGCAGCGTGTGAACAACCGTGCGGGAAACTTCCGGATCACTTATTGTCTCCGGTGCAGAAGTAGTGATCATCAACTTGTCCAGTATGCGCTTTCGGGCCTCGATGCTAAGTTCGGCAGGTGCTGCAAAGGCTTGCTGGTAGGCTTTTTGCAATACCTCCTCCAGGCTGGTATCACCTTCAACGGAATTTTCCCGTATAAAGGCAAACAATACCTCACTTTCAGGTTCGCTGATTGTGCCATCCAGATATTTTTGCAACAACGCTGCTGCTGGAATTTTATTCGGGCCCATATTAATATGACTAATGAGTAAAAGAAATGGGGGGGGGCTTTATAAAAAATTATTTTAAGGCTACCAGCAGCATGAGCAGGGAAATATCTCCATGTGCCAACAGGTATTCTTTGATCGCCTTTACCGCCAGTACCAGGTATTCTTTGAGGGTATGGCGCGAAATGTTCATCTGTGCAGCGGCAGCTTCGTATGACAGGCCCTGTTGCCGAACCAGTATAAAGGCTTCACGGCGCTGCGGTGATAATTTATTAATAGCTTGTTGCAGCAATTCCCGGTATTGCTTTGCTTCCAGCTCATGCATCAGTTCCGGATAGTCGTTGTTCAGAGAGATACGGTGCATTAACTCATCCCTTACTGTATCGTACAGTGAAATGCGGTTCAACTGGGTGATGGCGGTATTGCGGGCTATACGGTACAAATAGGCGCCAAAAGAAGATGTAACGTTTAGCTGTTCCCTGATTTCCCAGACCTTGAGGAATACGTCATGCACCAGGTCTTCTGTAAGTAAAGGATCTTTGGTGAATTTCAGCAGGTAATTGTAAATACCCGCGCCGTATTCCTCGTAAATGGCCGCAAATGCTTGCCGGTCTCCGAGTGATAACTGCTGCAGTAGTGCTTGTTCGTTTATCATACTGGCAATAACTTTCGATCAGGGATTGATTCTGTCAGGTAAAACTAATATTAATTCTCACAATTTCTGTTTCAGCGGGATCAGTGAGTATGGGCACTTATCTCTCATGCTTT encodes:
- a CDS encoding FecR family protein is translated as MGPNKIPAAALLQKYLDGTISEPESEVLFAFIRENSVEGDTSLEEVLQKAYQQAFAAPAELSIEARKRILDKLMITTSAPETISDPEVSRTVVHTLRHRWWRYVAAAVIAAGIAGGAITWFNQHREKDSLATLMEKAEKIGPGTERAILKLGNGQRLPLDSANGNIMQSGNLIVNNYGGKLDYEGKTDVPEYHTLITPRGGQYKVQLPDGTDVWLNAESAIVYPTAFTGDQRKVKVTGEAYFEVARQAGKPFVVDVDGKAVVEVLGTHFNISAYADEKQIQTTLLEGSVRILHHREMAVLRPGQQAQLANLEINVINNPDLETVMAWRNGVFHFNNARLDEVLRQLARWYDLDIVYEKEIPGIVFKGDLKKDLNLSQALIILSQLGVHFNIEGKKLIVVP
- a CDS encoding RNA polymerase sigma factor encodes the protein MINEQALLQQLSLGDRQAFAAIYEEYGAGIYNYLLKFTKDPLLTEDLVHDVFLKVWEIREQLNVTSSFGAYLYRIARNTAITQLNRISLYDTVRDELMHRISLNNDYPELMHELEAKQYRELLQQAINKLSPQRREAFILVRQQGLSYEAAAAQMNISRHTLKEYLVLAVKAIKEYLLAHGDISLLMLLVALK